The region tacttagctacagtggtaaaaacatcattgtACTGGCATTAAGACAGACAGATTAACCAATAGAACCAAATCCAGaatttagaaatagaccctcacatttagggtcaagtgagttttgacaaggctatcaagcccacccagtgggccagaaCAGACTACTTAACAAGTAgttcttggagaactggatacctatatccaaaagaaagaaagaagacccctatctcacaccttataaaagattaactcaaaatcaatcaaGGACCTCATATAAaatctacaaccataaaactagaagaaaatgtaggaaaacatcttcaagattttgtggtgggcagtagtttcttaaaccttacacccaaagcatgagcaacaaaagaaaaaagataagtggaacctcctcaaaattaggcacttttgttttttaaaagactttttcaagaaagtaaaaaggcggttgactcaatgagaaaaaatatttggaaaccatatatacaATAAGAGTTAgatattcatgttatataaagagattacaCAATCAACCTGACAAAAAGACAAGTAGCCCTATatggaaatgggcaaaagacttgaatagacatttctccaaagaaaaaatacaaatggccaaaaaacaaatgaaaaaaatgttcaatatcattagctagtagggaaatgctgatcaaaactacaataagatactatttcacaccttatagaatggccattatttaaaaaaagaaaaccagaaactacacgtgctggaaaggatgtggagaaacaggaccactccttcattgttggtggaaacgTAGAATGCTGCAGGTTCTGTGGAAGACAaattggcagtacctcaagaagctgagtatagaactgccatatgatccagtaattccgtTACTAGGaagatattcagaagaactgaaagcaaggatgcatactgacatttgcataccagtgttcataacagattatttacaattgctaaaatatggaaccaggcctcatgtctatcaaccaatgaatggataaacaaaatgtggtatatacatacaatggaatgctattctgctgtaagaagaagtaaaattgggATGAATATGACAatgtgaatgaacctggagggtattacattaagtgaaataagtcaagcacaaaagaacaaatattatatggtcttactaatataaactaaatacaatgagtaaactcacagatgtgaactctagagtataggttactaggaagtAGAATGTTTATTGAGAATGGGAGCAGGTGTTTCAAGTATTTAGCATTATtttaaggttaattgtaaaagtgtaaatgaatagagttgagaataacacattatagtgtacATAAGAGTTTACGGTAACACTGccgatttataaatgagattgtgactaaaaggggtagtctgtggacatatatgtcagttgaaaggaaactagagaataatttagggaaagTAGAACAGTGATTTTGGTTGGTAAATTGATATTTTgtttaatagtataaataaaagaatgcacTTCTTTTACAAAGAGCatgaatatggtgatacatgggaaaattacaactaatgtaacttaaggatggtagttaacagtaatattgcaatattttgcagcaatggcaagaagatattttttcaatattaaagGACAACAGTAGTGGGGTATAAGCGgacatgggatttttccttttggagtaatgaaaatgttctaaaattgtgatgacagcacaactctgtgatgaaaatgagagtcacttagtgtacattttgaatggattgtacaaaacatgagactgtataacacagggaatccagtggtgaaaGATGGACCGTGGTTAACAggataaatacaagaatgttctctgatgaatgataacaaatatataatactaatatagggtgttaataattgggtggtttgggggaaaaatacaccaaatgtaagatatgggctatagttagtagtaatatttttgacAGTGGtctttcatagtctgtaacaaacgtttcacagcaatgcaacatggtggtggggagatatatgggatcCTCGTAtgatatgcatgtctgttttaTAAATTcccaaattttactatacacttattgtttatgtaagttcatatatgaatgatatacttcaataaaattttatttttaaaaagatagccCGTTTAAGGTCTTGCTACTATGGTATATTTGCTTAttcattattttccaaaattaaggTCTGTTCATAGTCTGTTCATTAACTAAaccagtaatttatttttatctggaTGACATGAGAGGGAGGAAATATcagatattttcttgtttgtacATTTTTTCATACACATTtttgggggaagaaaagaaacaatggagGTACTTCACTTTGTTGTATTGAATGCATGTCTTCAGCTTACCCTCCTAACTTTCAGTGAGCTAAGGAAGTGAAGAAGAGGGTTTGTTATCATTTAAGTCCTTTCAATGCAGCTTCTGATTACTGAGACCATGAGAATATTACCATCCCATAGACATTAATACAAATCTCTCTTCTCTGTTGATTTCATGatttaggaataaaaggaaaattatgagGATATTCAGTGTGCCACCTACAGCAGAAACTTTGTCAGAGCCCAATTTTTATGACACAATAAGCAAAATTCGTTTGAGACAGCAACTGGAAATGTATTCCATTTGTAAGTATATTTTGTGCTGAACTGTAATCATTAGCGTGTTTAAAATAGATTTTCTGGAATGGAATCCAGTTAGCAAAAGGTTATCGGAAATAGTTTGATAATGAAAACGTAGTACCTTTTTCAGATGCTTAACACAGCTTCAGCAAAGCAGATTTCCTGTGAGGTTAATGATTCAGTACCATTTGCTTGTATGAGGCCCTTCCAAGGCTCTGAGAAGGGCCCTACCAATGTTTTCACATAATCGTAttttttgtaaaattataaaaatcaggTATTTTAACTATAATCAGTTAAGACTGCTGTCTTTTTCTATTCCGATTTTCCCTCCTCTGCACTTCCACATTATAGTGGCCAAGAACATTTTGGGAATCTGGCTAAGAGGACGTTGATTTGGAGGatgtttagtttgtttttaatagtatTCATTTATGTGGTTTGTGATTATGCCTTTAAATAAATTACTGCAAGCCAAACCAGTATGGGAAGGGCTTTCAGGAATATGACATTATAACATTTAGGTACAAGGCCACAGGTCGCAGCTCAATATGAATGTGTCCCATGACTCAGCCCTGTGAGTAATGAAGGTGATAGAGAAGaaacaaagtttaaaatgtacaaaCCCAGAATGAATTGTGTATCTAAACCATAATGGCATATGCCACTATTTAAAAGAATGACATTGTTCCCATGTGTATTGTTAAATGAACAAAGCAAGATGCAATGGTATATATATTCTGGGATGCCACTTGTAAAATCAAATGACTAAAACATCCCTTATTTAGACATAATCTAAATGCTTCATATAATTATGCAAGCAGGGAGGGAGGCATGGGAAGATAAACATCAGGTTATTGACATCTGTTACTTTGGTGGGAATGTTGTGGGGTGTAAGGAAAAGAGaccacatttttgaaagaaacaCTTCTACAGTGAAAACATATATTCTAAAATCCCATTTTGGTAAAATCCTATGTATGTGTgggcacacatatacacacacataaagagCAGCAAGAAAGGACGGTCAGCTACTGGTGTGTATCtgcagggggtgggaggaggtAGAATATCGAGTGAAaagtagaatatatatatatatatttaagaactGGTAACAGTGGTTACTTCGGGGGAAAAAACTGGTTAGGTAGCTGGAAGACTAATTGGGAGGGAGGAAGATACACTTTTCACTGTTTACCCTTTTGTTCCTTTTGAATTTTGTACCATATGCATGTGTTTCCaattcaaaataagaaataaaacttaatttaagtattgtttttttttaaaaaaggtatagaGCCAGAAAGTCTATATGGAAATTGTAAGTAAAGAATTAAGTTTTCATTGATGCCTACTCAAAACAGAAGTTATCTTCTACCAGTAATATACTCAATAAAATAGTATATGCAATTATAATCCaccatacattttttttccttgatgggAATGGCATAAATAACATTTATCAGAATTCCTCTTTTTGTAgagtgtattagttttctattgctgttatAACAGATGGCTACAAACTTAGCGtttgcttaaaacaacacaaatgtactGTCTTGTGGTTCTGTAAGTCTGACGGGGGTCTCACTGGGCTAGCATCAAGGTGCCAGCAGGGGTGTGTTTCTCTTCAGAGGCCTTAGGGGAGAATCCCTTTTGTCTTTTCCAACTTCTCGAGGCCGTTCACATGACTTACACGGCTGCACTCCTCCATCATCAAAGCCATTCTTCCATATCCACATCTCCCTCCTCTCTGAACTCAGCCAGAGCAGAGTCTTCACTTGTAGGGGTCCATGTATTAGTtaggcccacccagataatccaggataacctGCAgaatcccttttgccatgtaaagtaACACATAGACAGGTCCTGGGGAGTAGGACATGGACATTTTGGGggtccattattttttaaagagtgagAATATATATGAATTTGTACATTTAAGGAATCCTAACATCCTAATATATCTAATTAGTTTTAGTGTTTGTGACATATCTTGTCCTGCTGACAATGTCTGGCAGTTCAAGAGGAAATAGcaaacaaaattctttttcttaaagacaaCTCccaaaattttgtaatttttaggCTCCACTAAATCTTGATCCACCCTGAATAGCATAAACAAATAGTATCTCTATCTTAGCTAGTAAAAAGTTAAGAAGAGGTTGAAAGTTTTAAAGCTAAACAGTAAATGACAGTCACAAAGATTTTAACTCCATATATTCTCTAGTTTCAGGTATTGATAGTTTTTCTTCAATAAACTTTCTTAGAAGTACAAACAATATAGAATTGTAtgttttttctttgcatttatattcaaTAGTAAGTCTCTTTAAGTTTTGTAAGTTAAAATATGATCAAATTCCTTACAGCGTGGACAGAAACATAATTATTTATTAGGAACTTACCTGAAGTTGAAAACAGggttagaaagaaggaaattataaaacattaacttaattttaataacataataTTTACCTTACATTTTAAAGCTCTGAATATTTCTGATGCAAAATTAATAATCTACTAAACAGTAGAAAATGGGTATCAGCAGggttgaaaaagaaggaaattataaagTATAATTTcccctaaagaaataaaattgtttaatttctttACTAAGAATCATGACTTGAATGTGATTTAATGATCTTAGCTagtaattatttttcaattttctttatcttgtatcttcttttttttaatagcaaggAAATATGACTATCAGCAACCACAAAACCAACCTGACAGTGTGCAACTCTCATTGGAATGAAACTCAGAATATGAGCAGCATAAGTAACTAATTCTGATCAGTACTGTAGCAAGCTCCTGGTTCTTTCTGTAAAATAATGCATAAAGTCATTTTACTTGTGACTCTTCcccaatatttttgttttgttttgtttttaattgtatcacCATGTCATTTGTTACACAAATAAAAATGGCTCAAAGGGCTTGAACACAGAGAGCCTGCCCATACCTAGGATGATATAATACAACCAGAGATTGATGATTGCATCTCGTGAAGAGCTTTGATTTCTTCAGGACACACTGAGCAATAAAAACATGCCTTTGGAAGCGAGAGTCCTGACACTTGTGCTACTTAATTTGAACATtcttgcaaaatttaaaaaaaaaagagaaaagaatctaGCCATTGGAATAACTTTCTCTTAGATCATATTCTATTATAACTCTAAATCAGTAGTAGGCAAATTTATGTTCTTATTGCTGTTGTTACACTCTTTAATTGAATTAACTGTCCTGGCCTCTTCAATATTTGCAGTGAACTGTCTTGTACTTCATGAAGCATACCCATCTGCTAATTTTAGAAGCTTTCTGTGAGTAGAACCCACTCCCCTGGGCCCCCATTCCTAGGAGTTTGTTTTCCCAGTTGCATTTCTACCAGTTGGATCTTCTTTCGGCTGTTCTGGGGCCAAGCCGTTGAATAAATGGGCACCTCTGTTTTGATAGCAGGTTGTAATCCTGCTTTTCAGCCATATTACTATCACTTATATTACTGTCTGGTTACTTACACTGTTTTAGTATATTAAGCTTCCCTGAAGATTCATAGCTTGCACCATTTTATACTGTACAATGAAATGGTTTTACATAAATTTTTCACATTTAAGGGCTAGTTGGAAGTGGTGGTCTGGAAGTTCAACTGTTGATAATAACTCAAAACATCAGTTTTTGAATCAAATCTATTTTGATTTTAAGAGTCAAGTTAATCATTGCAagtattatttcctttttcctttataattgtgaaataaagaatatacattttaaatgaaaattaagattTAGACCAAATAAATCCCTCAAGGAAATGTGCATTTATTGTTAAAATTTAActatatcatatatataaaaatcaggGCAAATTGTTGACCAAATGGAATAATTATTTCCTAACTTACAATGAGTTTTAATGCAGTACCTATACATGGGATTAAAAATTGGCTAAAGGATTATAAAGTTATAtttatggggtgggggtggcagaaTGGCAAAGGAACAATCTTTTCaatctttgctttgcttttaggATAGTTCTATGAACAGAGAATTTAATCAGGAATAGGAGTGGTTTACTTGTCATCATTGACATGTATGTAGCACAATCTGGACAAATTACATAAACTGGCTATCAGATCATTTGAAAAACAATGTATAGAATTGTAAATCACATGATGAAATTAATTGTTTTATTTGCATCTACTAAGTAGAGTCATAAGTAAAAACTGATAGATTGTTTGGTGAGCATCAAACCTTGGCAAGTGAGAGAGGATAcattcctcctccttttttcccTGAAGCTAACCGATGGGAATCACACACACCCCACTGGCAGAAACAGCAGGAGTCTGGCTTTGAAGTGCCTTCACTGCTTCAACAGCTGAACGGGGCAAGGGGTGGGAGCCCTGCAGCCACACTTCAAAGTGACACCACCCGATTGGCCTGCGTCTGCCCCTGCATCCACCACAGAGTCAGTGGAGCTGTTTTCTTTGGAAGAAAAATGGAATCTCTAATAAACTGGTCATTAATGCttgtgttctccttttccttgTTTCCTTTACTCTAATGCATAAGACATTCAATTGCCAGCACTGGTCAGACTCTGTTGGTGCACAGCTTGAGTGGGTTAAGTAACTGGTTGTTGAGCTGATGCCAGCCAGCTACACTAAGGGGAGAAGGTAGCCGCCACAGTGCACAGATGTTTGCTATTGACCTCACACTGTCAGATTGAGTTATTTATAAGATTCAGCAGAAAATGAGATACAAAATGGTAACACTGCCGTAAATCcacaaatatttgaaagtattgaCTAGAAATAAAAGGTGAAATAGTAGCAATAAATAATTTCGTATATTAAGATCCtagaaaaagtaaatttttcCTAGAAAATGTAATTAAAGAGAGAAGAGACATGATACTGTATGGAGccaaatcattcatttattcagtgaaCAGCTAGGGAGTATGAACTCTGCTAGCCATTTGACATCCTTTTCTATGGGACAGTCTATTCTAATAGAATTAGAATGGGAATAAAAAGGGCACTGGGCTTACCTCCAACCTGGATCTAAATTAGCATCTTAGAATAGGGAATGGAATTTGGTCTTAACTTCACTCTGTTGTTTGCCGGAAAAAAACACCCAACtataaagcaagaaaaatttCCCATCTCTCTTCTTTATACTCCTATTCATCCTACAAGCCTTAATGGCTGAGACAGGCCTTGAATGAGGATTTAAGAGGAGGGACAAGGAAATGAACTGAGAACTACAGTGGGAAGCCTGATAAACTGTAGCACAAATGGAAACTTCTCAGCAGCAGTTCGTCTTTTTCCTATCCCTGACCTCTAAACTCGGTAAATAGGTGGCATCTAGCAATGGTTTCTATAGTAATATATTccctcagtttattttatttaaatatactaaaaatctcAAACTGTTTATGGAGATTAGTAATATTGCACATTATAGGTTGGATGGTGAGAATAAATCAAAGGTGAGGCCACTCCCTGGCCAGGCATACTGGTAGTGGTTCAGCCCCAAATTTGGTACCAAAGGCGTATTGTGAtggtcagtttttattttttatgtttctagCTGCAGAGTTTGCTTCACTTCTAAATTGAGAAATGACTGGTTCTCAGTGTCGTCAAGGAGTGGCTCCATCCCTGgagtttttttgaaaaaataatttgacaaaTTTCAAATCAGCTGAAGAAAGTTGAGGATTTTTAACTGCAACCAACTGTTGTTGCTAAACTTAGCTTCAAATGCTTTTGATTTCAGTAATCTGAATTTCTTGAGAAAAGGCAGCACATAAAGGTAAAATATTTATGACAGAACAAATAAATGCATgattattatattcattttttggAAGGGGTTGCAAGTGCCTAggaataacatttttatttcaaggTTTAAAAAGCCAAGCCCATTCAACTTAACTGCAAATTAATGAAAGTcttatatccaaaagaatttctAGCATCTAGTACTAACACAAGCAGCAAAAagtaaatacttgctgaattAATTGATTTACTTGTAACTATAGAAtcagtgtttaatttttaatgtgctttttaaaagtgTAGAAACTATCAGAGTAACTCTTCTACAGTTAACAATTATGACTTCAGAACAAAATATAAGCAGCTATTTTAAGGTCCTGGAGGGTAGCTATAAACAGAGAGAAACTAGAAGGAAGATGGCCATTGAAAGACGGCAACTCCACTAGATGAGGTTTGTGTTTATATGCTTTTTTGGTCTGAAGGCACTTCCTGGCTCTCCAGGTGAGAGGTAGATAGAACTCAAGTAGAAAGTTCCAGTCCTATTGATTTGAAGAATCAGAGGACAGAAGAAAGGGCTTCTAGAGAGGCTGGAAAGTTGAGGGGTGGGGGCAATCACAGAAAGAAGTGAGCCACTGCTGACCCTGAACTATGCATCTATGGGACAGACTCCAGGGAACCTGACAGAAAGCATTTAGAAGACCGAAAGAACTTAGCAGAGATTTTTAGCAGCTGCCCACTGTAGGAGAGACAGTTTAAGTTCTGCTAAATTAACTGCCCGctagaataaaaaatacttttcagATAAAGATAACAGAATCTACAGTCCCTATACTATCCACAATGTCCACAATAAAAAACTATTGGACATTGTGATCCAAAGTCAAGAGGAAAAGGAGTCAGTATAAGCTGACACCAAGGTGACCCAGATATTGAATTAGCAATAATTTTAAAGCAGCTATTACAAATATGTTTACATaagtgaaataatttcaaattaatgATAATTGAAAGGATTTGTCAGCAGCAGATCTGCTacacaagaaatactaaaagattCTT is a window of Dasypus novemcinctus isolate mDasNov1 chromosome 29, mDasNov1.1.hap2, whole genome shotgun sequence DNA encoding:
- the SMIM19 gene encoding small integral membrane protein 19, translated to MAGGYGVMGDDGSIDYTVHEAWNEATNVYLIVILVSFALFMYAKRNKRKIMRIFSVPPTAETLSEPNFYDTISKIRLRQQLEMYSISRKYDYQQPQNQPDSVQLSLE